A stretch of the Solanum dulcamara chromosome 6, daSolDulc1.2, whole genome shotgun sequence genome encodes the following:
- the LOC129891740 gene encoding G-type lectin S-receptor-like serine/threonine-protein kinase At4g03230 isoform X1 — MKLQHYSFLLLFVILTCLSLSIHQSLGVDMIAVNQSISGSQSVVSSGENFELGFFKRGNSKNYYYLGIWYRNVNPETIVWVANREKPLSATDMDSVELKVLDGNLVLITESKNSFWSTNIISNTISSNTLVAILSDDGNLILSDGSNSTPPLWQSFDYPTDTWLPNAKVRYDKRTNTSRILTSWKNSEDPSPGVFSVEMDQSNKQFLIKWNGTEMYSASGSWNGHIFNLMPEMSLNSDRYSFTYVDNENESYFTYSPRNSSKIRLTLDVSGQIRHMIWAENLKEWQIFTSQPRQPCEVYASCGAFSICNKESATFCNCLTGFTPRSDTEWDLNDHSGGCLRKKSLQCGDGKMNGRFLMNPRVTLPEYSLTVPAASAEECRFTCLSNCSLCNAYAYDNNVCSIWNELLNLKQLSPEDGSGSVIYTRLSFSDEAHGEDAKSGKFSLKLKVIISGVVAIAVLLLCSFSYIYYRRMMAKRIASKQSTGGNPVPQWFNKEREAQNLINENDKQNIAVPFFYLENILAATDNFSDVNKLGQGGFGPVYKGIFSDGQEIAVKRLSSQSRQGIEEFRNEVILISKLQHRNLVRLLGYSITGYEQILLYEYMSNKSLDTFIFDSTLSKSLKWKRRFEIILGISRGLLYLHEDSRLRIIHRDLKTSNILLDQEMKPKISDFGLARIVEEKTTEANTKKVVGTYGYMSPEYALEGVFSIKSDVFSLGVVILEIITGRRNTGFYQSKEASNLLVHAWNYWKEKRALHLLDHSLLESCNPKEAMKCINVGLLCVQEDPGDRPTMSNVMTMLRSESTSLPKPNQPAFVSRRNVSNSSSVSSGKPPSFSKIELTITVEEGR; from the exons ATGAAACTGCAACATTATTCTTTCCTCCTACTTTTTGTGATCCTAACATGTTTATCTCTCAGTATCCATCAGTCTCTTGGAGTAGATATGATCGCAGTAAATCAATCTATTTCTGGAAGCCAAAGTGTTGTTTCTTCAGGCGAAAATTTTGAATTAGGATTCTTCAAGCGAGGTAATTCGAAAAATTATTACTATCTTGGTATATGGTACAGGAATGTAAATCCAGAAACAATAGTATGGGTAGCAAACAGAGAGAAGCCACTATCAGCTACTGATATGGATTCTGTTGAGTTGAAAGTTTTGGATGGCAATTTAGTGCTTATTACTGAATCCAAAAACTCTTTTTGGTCCACAAATATCATCAGCAACACAATTAGCTCAAATACTCTAGTGGCAATTCTTTCTGATGATGGTAATTTGATCTTGAGTGATGGATCAAATTCAACTCCACCGCTTTGGCAAAGCTTCGATTACCCGACTGATACATGGTTGCCGAATGCTAAGGTGAGGTATGACAAGCGTACCAATACATCAAGAATTCTTACTTCTTGGAAGAACTCAGAGGATCCTTCTCCGGGGGTTTTTTCCGTGGAGATGGATCAGAGCAATAAGCAGTTCTTGATAAAATGGAACGGGACTGAGATGTACTCAGCTTCTGGATCTTGGAATGGACATATTTTCAACTTGATGCCTGAGATGAGTTTGAATTCTGATAGATACAGCTTTACATATGTTGATAATGAAAATGAGAGCTATTTTACATATTCCCCCCGTAACTCTTCCAAAATCAGATTAACACTAGATGTCTCTGGGCAAATCAGGCATATGATTTGGGCGGAAAATTTAAAGGAATGGCAAATTTTTACGTCTCAACCAAGACAACCCTGCGAGGTGTATGCTAGTTGTGGTGCCTTTAGCATTTGCAATAAGGAGTCCGCGACCTTCTGTAATTGCTTGACCGGTTTCACACCTAGATCCGATACAGAATGGGACTTGAATGATCATTCTGGTGGTTGTTTAAGGAAGAAAAGCTTGCAGTGTGGTGATGGTAAAATGAACGGCAGGTTTTTGATGAATCCCAGAGTAACATTGCCGGAATATTCTCTTACTGTGCCGGCTGCTAGTGCTGAGGAATGCCGTTTTACTTGCTTGAGTAACTGTTCCTTATGCAATGCATATGCTTATGATAATAATGTGTGTTCAATTTGGAATGAACTTTTGAATCTGAAGCAACTCTCACCAGAAGATGGTAGTGGAAGTGTGATTTATACCAGACTTTCTTTCTCTGACGAAGCACATGGTGAAG ATGCAAAATCAGGGAAATTTTCCCTGAAGCTTAAAGTTATCATATCTGGCGTGGTAGCCATTGCAGTTCTACTTCTATGTAGCTTTAGCTACATTTATTATAGGAGAATGATGGCGAAGAGAATAG CAAGCAAACAAAGCACAGGAGGGAATCCAGTGCCACAATGgttcaacaaagaaagagaagCACAAAACCTGATTAACGAAAATGATAAGCAAAACATCGCGGTTCCATTCTTTTACTTGGAAAACATATTAGCAGCCACAGATAATTTCTCAGATGTAAATAAGCTTGGACAAGGAGGTTTTGGTCCTGTTTATAAG GGTATATTTTCAGATGGACAAGAAATTGCTGTGAAAAGGCTATCAAGCCAATCTAGACAGGGCATTGAAGAATTCAGGAATGAAGTCATACTGATCTCAAAACTTCAACATAGAAATCTAGTCAGACTTTTAGGCTACTCCATCACAGGGTACGAACAGATTCTACTTTACGAGTACATGTCAAACAAAAGTCTAGACACCTTCATATTCG ATTCAACACTTAGCAAGTCATTGAAATGGAAAAGGCGATTTGAGATCATATTAGGAATTTCTCGTGGGCTTCTCTATCTTCATGAAGACTCAAGGCTCAGAATTATTCATAGAGATCTGAAAACAAGTAACATTCTTTTGGATCAAGAAATGAAACCAAAAATATCAGACTTTGGCTTGGCAAGGATAGTTGAAGAAAAAACAACAGAAGCAAATACCAAAAAAGTGGTTGGAACTTA CGGATATATGTCTCCTGAATATGCATTGGAGGGGGTATTCTCGATTAAGTCAGACGTATTCAGCTTAGGAGTAGTAATACTGGAGATAATAACCGGAAGGAGAAACACGGGGTTTTATCAATCTAAAGAAGCTTCTAACCTTTTGGTCCAT GCGTGGAATTACTGGAAAGAAAAAAGGGCACTACATTTGCTGGATCATTCATTGCTCGAATCATGCAACCCGAAAGAAGCAATGAAGTGCATAAATGTTGGGCTCTTATGTGTGCAAGAAGATCCAGGCGATCGTCCTACAATGTCAAATGTTATGACGATGCTTCGTAGTGAAAGTACGTCTcttccaaaaccaaatcaacCAGCTTTTGTGTCAAGGAGAAATGTTTCTAATTCATCTTCTGTTTCATCTGGTAAACCACCTAGTTTCTCCAAAATTGAGTTGACAATCACAGTGGAAGAAGGCCGATAG
- the LOC129891740 gene encoding G-type lectin S-receptor-like serine/threonine-protein kinase At4g03230 isoform X2 has protein sequence MKLQHYSFLLLFVILTCLSLSIHQSLGVDMIAVNQSISGSQSVVSSGENFELGFFKRGNSKNYYYLGIWYRNVNPETIVWVANREKPLSATDMDSVELKVLDGNLVLITESKNSFWSTNIISNTISSNTLVAILSDDGNLILSDGSNSTPPLWQSFDYPTDTWLPNAKVRYDKRTNTSRILTSWKNSEDPSPGVFSVEMDQSNKQFLIKWNGTEMYSASGSWNGHIFNLMPEMSLNSDRYSFTYVDNENESYFTYSPRNSSKIRLTLDVSGQIRHMIWAENLKEWQIFTSQPRQPCEVYASCGAFSICNKESATFCNCLTGFTPRSDTEWDLNDHSGGCLRKKSLQCGDGKMNGRFLMNPRVTLPEYSLTVPAASAEECRFTCLSNCSLCNAYAYDNNVCSIWNELLNLKQLSPEDGSGSVIYTRLSFSDEAHGEASKQSTGGNPVPQWFNKEREAQNLINENDKQNIAVPFFYLENILAATDNFSDVNKLGQGGFGPVYKGIFSDGQEIAVKRLSSQSRQGIEEFRNEVILISKLQHRNLVRLLGYSITGYEQILLYEYMSNKSLDTFIFDSTLSKSLKWKRRFEIILGISRGLLYLHEDSRLRIIHRDLKTSNILLDQEMKPKISDFGLARIVEEKTTEANTKKVVGTYGYMSPEYALEGVFSIKSDVFSLGVVILEIITGRRNTGFYQSKEASNLLVHAWNYWKEKRALHLLDHSLLESCNPKEAMKCINVGLLCVQEDPGDRPTMSNVMTMLRSESTSLPKPNQPAFVSRRNVSNSSSVSSGKPPSFSKIELTITVEEGR, from the exons ATGAAACTGCAACATTATTCTTTCCTCCTACTTTTTGTGATCCTAACATGTTTATCTCTCAGTATCCATCAGTCTCTTGGAGTAGATATGATCGCAGTAAATCAATCTATTTCTGGAAGCCAAAGTGTTGTTTCTTCAGGCGAAAATTTTGAATTAGGATTCTTCAAGCGAGGTAATTCGAAAAATTATTACTATCTTGGTATATGGTACAGGAATGTAAATCCAGAAACAATAGTATGGGTAGCAAACAGAGAGAAGCCACTATCAGCTACTGATATGGATTCTGTTGAGTTGAAAGTTTTGGATGGCAATTTAGTGCTTATTACTGAATCCAAAAACTCTTTTTGGTCCACAAATATCATCAGCAACACAATTAGCTCAAATACTCTAGTGGCAATTCTTTCTGATGATGGTAATTTGATCTTGAGTGATGGATCAAATTCAACTCCACCGCTTTGGCAAAGCTTCGATTACCCGACTGATACATGGTTGCCGAATGCTAAGGTGAGGTATGACAAGCGTACCAATACATCAAGAATTCTTACTTCTTGGAAGAACTCAGAGGATCCTTCTCCGGGGGTTTTTTCCGTGGAGATGGATCAGAGCAATAAGCAGTTCTTGATAAAATGGAACGGGACTGAGATGTACTCAGCTTCTGGATCTTGGAATGGACATATTTTCAACTTGATGCCTGAGATGAGTTTGAATTCTGATAGATACAGCTTTACATATGTTGATAATGAAAATGAGAGCTATTTTACATATTCCCCCCGTAACTCTTCCAAAATCAGATTAACACTAGATGTCTCTGGGCAAATCAGGCATATGATTTGGGCGGAAAATTTAAAGGAATGGCAAATTTTTACGTCTCAACCAAGACAACCCTGCGAGGTGTATGCTAGTTGTGGTGCCTTTAGCATTTGCAATAAGGAGTCCGCGACCTTCTGTAATTGCTTGACCGGTTTCACACCTAGATCCGATACAGAATGGGACTTGAATGATCATTCTGGTGGTTGTTTAAGGAAGAAAAGCTTGCAGTGTGGTGATGGTAAAATGAACGGCAGGTTTTTGATGAATCCCAGAGTAACATTGCCGGAATATTCTCTTACTGTGCCGGCTGCTAGTGCTGAGGAATGCCGTTTTACTTGCTTGAGTAACTGTTCCTTATGCAATGCATATGCTTATGATAATAATGTGTGTTCAATTTGGAATGAACTTTTGAATCTGAAGCAACTCTCACCAGAAGATGGTAGTGGAAGTGTGATTTATACCAGACTTTCTTTCTCTGACGAAGCACATGGTGAAG CAAGCAAACAAAGCACAGGAGGGAATCCAGTGCCACAATGgttcaacaaagaaagagaagCACAAAACCTGATTAACGAAAATGATAAGCAAAACATCGCGGTTCCATTCTTTTACTTGGAAAACATATTAGCAGCCACAGATAATTTCTCAGATGTAAATAAGCTTGGACAAGGAGGTTTTGGTCCTGTTTATAAG GGTATATTTTCAGATGGACAAGAAATTGCTGTGAAAAGGCTATCAAGCCAATCTAGACAGGGCATTGAAGAATTCAGGAATGAAGTCATACTGATCTCAAAACTTCAACATAGAAATCTAGTCAGACTTTTAGGCTACTCCATCACAGGGTACGAACAGATTCTACTTTACGAGTACATGTCAAACAAAAGTCTAGACACCTTCATATTCG ATTCAACACTTAGCAAGTCATTGAAATGGAAAAGGCGATTTGAGATCATATTAGGAATTTCTCGTGGGCTTCTCTATCTTCATGAAGACTCAAGGCTCAGAATTATTCATAGAGATCTGAAAACAAGTAACATTCTTTTGGATCAAGAAATGAAACCAAAAATATCAGACTTTGGCTTGGCAAGGATAGTTGAAGAAAAAACAACAGAAGCAAATACCAAAAAAGTGGTTGGAACTTA CGGATATATGTCTCCTGAATATGCATTGGAGGGGGTATTCTCGATTAAGTCAGACGTATTCAGCTTAGGAGTAGTAATACTGGAGATAATAACCGGAAGGAGAAACACGGGGTTTTATCAATCTAAAGAAGCTTCTAACCTTTTGGTCCAT GCGTGGAATTACTGGAAAGAAAAAAGGGCACTACATTTGCTGGATCATTCATTGCTCGAATCATGCAACCCGAAAGAAGCAATGAAGTGCATAAATGTTGGGCTCTTATGTGTGCAAGAAGATCCAGGCGATCGTCCTACAATGTCAAATGTTATGACGATGCTTCGTAGTGAAAGTACGTCTcttccaaaaccaaatcaacCAGCTTTTGTGTCAAGGAGAAATGTTTCTAATTCATCTTCTGTTTCATCTGGTAAACCACCTAGTTTCTCCAAAATTGAGTTGACAATCACAGTGGAAGAAGGCCGATAG